A region from the Arachis ipaensis cultivar K30076 chromosome B01, Araip1.1, whole genome shotgun sequence genome encodes:
- the LOC107636560 gene encoding KH domain-containing protein At2g38610 isoform X2, with protein sequence MSGLYNQISSPASQRANSPNINMRSNFDVDSHYLTELLQEHQKLGPFMQVLPLCSRLLNQEILRVSGKNGMLQNQVGFSDFDRMQYVSPSHMVSSDITPNFTGWNSLSHDRLSGVQGLNVDWQTSPQAVPNSHIVKKILRLDIPKEGYPNFNFVGRLLGPRGNSLKRVEATTGCRVFIRGKGSIKDLDKEELLRGRPGYEHLNDPLHILIEAELPASVVDVRLRQAQEIIQELLKPVDESQDFYKRQQLRELAMLNSNFREESPQLSGSASPFTSNEIKRAKTDQ encoded by the exons ATGTCTGGCTTGTATAATCAGATTTCCTCACCTGCTTCTCAAAGGGCTAATTCACCAAACATAAACATGAGAagcaattttgatgttgatag tcACTACTTAACTGAGCTGCTACAAGAACACCAGAAGCTTGGTCCTTTCATGCAAGTTTTACCCTTGTGTAGCAGACTCCTCAATCAAG AGATTTTAAGGGTTTCTGGGAAGAATGGAATGTTGCAGAACCAAGTAGGATTTAGTGACTTTGACAGAATGCAATATGTAAGCCCGAGTCATATGGTTTCGTCGGATATAACACCGAACTTCACTGGCTGGAACAGCTTGTCACATGAT AGGCTAAGTGGAGTACAAGGCCTAAATGTGGATTGGCAAACATCACCACAAGCAGTTCCGAATTCTCACATTGTGAAGAAGATTTTGCGCTTGGATATTCCGAAGGAAGGCTATCCAAAT TTTAATTTCGTCGGCCGGCTTCTTGGCCCAAGGGGTAATTCGCTCAAGCGAGTCGAGGCAACAACCGGTTGCCGTGTGTTTATCAGAGGGAAAGGTTCAATTAAGGACCTAGACAAG GAAGAGTTGTTAAGAGGaaggccagggtatgaacacctgAATGATCCACTACACATTTTGATTGAAGCTGAACTACCAGCAAGTGTTGTTGATGTAAGGTTGAGGCAAGCACAGGAAATCATACAAGAGCTACTTAAACCAGTG GATGAGTCACAAGACTTCTACAAAAGACAACAGCTAAGGGAACTTGCAATGCTGAATTCCAATTTCAGAGAAGAGAGCCCTCAATTGAGTGGTAGTGCCTCTCCATTCACTtctaatgaaattaaaagggccAAAACTGATCAGTAG
- the LOC107636560 gene encoding KH domain-containing protein At2g38610 isoform X1 — MSGLYNQISSPASQRANSPNINMRSNFDVDSHYLTELLQEHQKLGPFMQVLPLCSRLLNQEILRVSGKNGMLQNQVGFSDFDRMQYVSPSHMVSSDITPNFTGWNSLSHDRLSGVQGLNVDWQTSPQAVPNSHIVKKILRLDIPKEGYPNVRYFNFVGRLLGPRGNSLKRVEATTGCRVFIRGKGSIKDLDKEELLRGRPGYEHLNDPLHILIEAELPASVVDVRLRQAQEIIQELLKPVDESQDFYKRQQLRELAMLNSNFREESPQLSGSASPFTSNEIKRAKTDQ; from the exons ATGTCTGGCTTGTATAATCAGATTTCCTCACCTGCTTCTCAAAGGGCTAATTCACCAAACATAAACATGAGAagcaattttgatgttgatag tcACTACTTAACTGAGCTGCTACAAGAACACCAGAAGCTTGGTCCTTTCATGCAAGTTTTACCCTTGTGTAGCAGACTCCTCAATCAAG AGATTTTAAGGGTTTCTGGGAAGAATGGAATGTTGCAGAACCAAGTAGGATTTAGTGACTTTGACAGAATGCAATATGTAAGCCCGAGTCATATGGTTTCGTCGGATATAACACCGAACTTCACTGGCTGGAACAGCTTGTCACATGAT AGGCTAAGTGGAGTACAAGGCCTAAATGTGGATTGGCAAACATCACCACAAGCAGTTCCGAATTCTCACATTGTGAAGAAGATTTTGCGCTTGGATATTCCGAAGGAAGGCTATCCAAATGTAAGATAT TTTAATTTCGTCGGCCGGCTTCTTGGCCCAAGGGGTAATTCGCTCAAGCGAGTCGAGGCAACAACCGGTTGCCGTGTGTTTATCAGAGGGAAAGGTTCAATTAAGGACCTAGACAAG GAAGAGTTGTTAAGAGGaaggccagggtatgaacacctgAATGATCCACTACACATTTTGATTGAAGCTGAACTACCAGCAAGTGTTGTTGATGTAAGGTTGAGGCAAGCACAGGAAATCATACAAGAGCTACTTAAACCAGTG GATGAGTCACAAGACTTCTACAAAAGACAACAGCTAAGGGAACTTGCAATGCTGAATTCCAATTTCAGAGAAGAGAGCCCTCAATTGAGTGGTAGTGCCTCTCCATTCACTtctaatgaaattaaaagggccAAAACTGATCAGTAG